CACAAACTTCCAAGAATCATCTTGATCTCCCACATCATTGGGCGAGTCGTCGCCGGGCGGTTGTGCATTCGAGTCATCGCTGCCGTCAAGATCCTGTGGCGGAAGCAGGCCGAGGTGTTCGCGCCAGAGATACCGCCGAAGGGTGGCAGCATGCCAGCCGGCCTCGTATGGCTTGCCGTCCATGGTGGACTGAAACGTCCTTGTATCCTCCATGACGATGCTCAATTCGCTGTCGTGATAGCCTAGTTGGCTTCGGTCATTCAGGTTGCTGGATCCGCAGACGACGATGCGGTCGTCGACGATGAGAAGCTTGGCGTGAATGTACAACTCCTCCTGGACCCAGTGAttgacctcatcctccttgtcTCCATCCCAAGGAACCTCTGACAACTTCCCTTGATTGGCCATGGCGTAATGAGCAACACTTACAGGAGAGTCCACACCCATGTCTCCATTCTTGGCTGCTTCAAATCGCCGCTTGATATCGGTATCTCGTTCACCAACCGAGTTCTCTCTTGCCTGCTCCAAATTAACTGGCATCTCACCATGAACGGTCCGCGCCTGACCACCATGTTGCTCACTCCTGTGACCCATATGGCTGTCACGACCACCATCCGTGTCTATTGTGCCGTGGATACCCTcgcccatcacctcctcagcttcaGCACGCTGCAATTCCTGGTACTTGATGCCCgactcttcctcttgcttCTTGATGGCTGACGTCCTGTTAAGACGGTCATAACTTCtcaggttgaagaagaaaatgTGCTTCGTTGGATCGAcaccctccttcttgatctgtTCAAAGATGCTGTGCTCGCCCCTGCAGATTGACTTGTACTGGTAATCCATGATGGCTCGAGTCCCGATGGCTCCGTCCTCTCGCAGGTCTCCGGCGAAGCCAGGTACTGCTGGGATGAGGATCATGACGCGGAATTTGCGGCCCTCCTTGGCAGCACTCACTACAGCATCTACAATGGCACGGCCGATTGTATTGTGGATGGGGTTCTGCTGGTCGCCTGTCGCTGTGATGAAGAACTGGTTTTCGATGTACACATAATGCTTGGCGTTGCGAATGATGTCGGAATAAGCGTTCTGAATGGAATGGTCAGTGAGAATGCCGCTTGACCAATCGGCACTAGACCGGATGATCTGTGCATGAACACTCCCCCGATGGTCAAGATGCTTTGTTTCCATGGGTGAGACCGGATGGGTAACATAACCACCGACAGGGTGCTTGGGCCTTTGCACGCCCACAagatcttcatcctctccctgACGACCTCTCAACTCGATCCACTCGAACCGCTTATCCCTTTTGTACTTGTCTCGCTTGACAAAATTCCAGCGGAGAACGAAATGTTCGGCGATGTCGTAGACGCAGGGCCCAATCACCCCCATGGCAACATCATGCCAAGGCATCCTTCCTGACTCTGCTTTGCTCAGCTCGTTTTGTTTCCAGTCATCAACGTTCTTAAAGTCCATGAtccggttgttgttgaagtctTGACCGGGCCAGATTTCGTTGCTGACACCCTCTGGATGCAAGTCGGAGAGAGCATGGTTGTGGCTGTCCCATCTCCCAAAGCACAGATCCAACCCGCCAATGAAGGCCATCTCGTAGTCAATAACGATCAACTTTTCGTGATGAGCCCAGTAAAAAGTCATGTCGGCCGCGTTCTCTAGCACGTTGTGATCTGGGTGACGCATAATCTTGATGTTGCCGTAGCCAGGAGAGCCTTCAGGGCACAAGGCCTGGAGCGCATGCTTTGTGTGCTCCGAGTTGCAAGTGAGAGCAGCCTGGACTTCTCGGTAGACCATGACGTAGATCTTGACCCCAGCCTCGGCTCGACGTTTTAGCACTTGGTCTAGACGCCATTCCTTGTTAAAGTAAGGAGGCCGACGTAAAAAGAGTTCGGGGGACAGCCACCAGTCCGCAATGTAGATGGtttccttggccttctcgagGGCGACTGACACTGCCTATTTCTGAGTTGGAAACAAGCTGAAATGGCAACATAAAGGGGACAAGTGGCTTACCCAAAAGTAGTCCCGTCCATCTACATACCACTTGATCATATTGCCCTCTCTTTCAGGGAAATACGAGTCGAAGCGGTGGGACTCAGCTATCCTAGCGCGTTTCTCGTCACAGGCTTTCTCATGCTCCTCATCATGGCGATGCTCGGGATTGAACTATGGCGGGGTCAGTTTGCCATTATCAATAAGGGGGCCTGAGAAGTAGATCTTACCAAGTTTGCAAACTTGCCAATTTTATGCTTCGTGTGAACCATGTGAACCTTGGTAtcgtgaagatggtggttgtggctAAGTTTGGCCTTGAGATCATGAAATGGGAGTTTGATCTTGTCCCCCAGGCTGTGGCGATGCTCGCCAGAGACTTTACCAGTAGCAGATGAGTGGGCCattgttgtgatggtggcagTTCTCAGATTGTTTGACAAGCAGGTGCTAAAAGGTGGTTAGTTAGTGATTGGGGAAAGGCCGGTTTTAAGGCCAGTCCCTCTCTTCAAGAGGTTGGCATCTGGTGTGGGCGGCGGGATGTCGTGCGATGATGACGGCCGGTTTAGGCGAGCAAGTTCAAGGGAACAAGGCAGAGgcacaacaccaagaagacTGGACATGTGGACGTGCCGACTTCCGTTCGGGAATAGGTTCAAAATTCGCAAAGAGTTGGGGAGTTGGCGGGGGACGGGAGCTGGGACGGGGAACTGGGATGCCTCGAGACCCTTAAGGTAGCAGATATTCTCGAGGGGTCGTTATTGGCTTTGTCGGGTGCATGAACTGTATAACGTCCCATCAAGAAACAAGTGCATCAGTCCTCGGCTTACGAGCGGCCCTAAAGTGGAAGGGGCCGTCGTTTGGTAGGTAGCCTGGAAAACAGCTGTGGACGGGCTTGGGAGGTGCGCGGCGCCGCCTGGATGACGTCATGTTAGGAGGATGCAattgtgagtgagtgagtgcACTTTGAGGTGGGAGAGATGGGACTAGGAAAGTAATGGCCATTCTGCCAAGGTTCGAGAACTATTATAAGCTTTATTCAATATCGAAGCTGAAAACGAGACGAATCAGCTGGCAGGATGGGGTGCTTCTTCAGCTGCCCTGTCCCAGCGAGAAGTGACTGCGCATCATTCTACCTTTCCTGCCCATGACCTTTTCTTTGTGCCCGAGGGCTCTTTGATGGTTGGAAGATAGCAGTGCTTGTTTGATTTGAACCCCGTATGTCTCCTTTCAAAAACAAGTGCCCATGCGACGGCGATGTCCGCATTTGCCAAGAGATTGGTCGCAACATCACACCTTCACCTTCAGACACACGTGATGGATGCTCACCTTCACCAAGCCAACGGTGAAGTAGCTGCGGGGGCGGGGTAACTCCCTGTCTTGTTAGGGGCGAGGGCGGGGCAGCGGCTAGCGTAGCGGTTAGGGGTCCGTCGGGCATGTTCCAGCTCCCGTCCAAGGCTCAATTGACCGCCTCGTGTTCCATGTTCCTGCACCGAATCCCCAGCTTATCTCGAGTCGAGTCCAACCTTCAACCAACCTTCACCatccaaaacaccaccatggccgccgccgccgttgtcCAAATCCCCGCCGGGGCTACCTTCCTTGAGACCTTCAAGAAGTCCTTCGTTGATGTCCCAATCGATGCCGAGAAGGGCAAtgccatctccaccgccgaGTTCCTTGAGGCGGCCGAGTCCTTGACCACCATGTTCGATGTGCTCGGCTCCGTcgccttctcccccgtcAAGAAGGATATGTTGGGCAACGTCGAGGTGCGCTGCTATTATACCCGTTGGTTATGATGTCAGCTAACCACCCTTTCCTGCTAGAAAATTCGCCAGCGCATGCTTGCCGCCCCCCTCGAGTCCCAGAACATCCAGGATCTTGTGAGGAACGAGCTCAAGACCAAAAGCCATACCGCGACGGAGGGGTTGCTGTGGCTGGTCAGGTGAGGGCGCCTTGATCTGTTGCATAGCCAAGTCAAGTTACTGACAGTGGTCTGTGACAGGGGTCTCGAATTCACATGCATTGCTCTTAGCGATAACATCGGCTCAACAAAGGAGCTCGACGCCTCCTTCCGCAAGTCTTACAGTGTGACTCTCAAGCCACACCACAGCTTCCTGGTGAAGCCCATCTTCAGCGCCGCCATGAGCGCGTGCCCATACCGCAAGGACTTCTACGCCAAGCTTGGTGACGATGAGCAAAAGGTTCAAGAGGAGCTTCGCGAATACCTTGCTGCTCTTGACAAGATTGTCAACATTCTCAAGCGATTCTTGGAGAGCAAGGAGGCCAAGTGGTAAACGGTGGGGAAAACCATTTTCGGGGGACGCAAAAAGCATACGCATCTGATACGGGATAATACCTACCCATGCCACACACATGCAATTCTCACTCAAATTGCCAGAGCTCAGCTCAGGTCCCAGCTCTCAGCTCCCAGTCACTGCCgaccctcaccaccggctgTGCTCCGCTCTGTGTAGTCTCCACTAGTTAGGAGCTCAAACATGGTaccatcccccaccatcaactacACCACGTCTCACTTGTATGTAGTGCAAAGAGCTCCAACATCGTCCACAAGGAAATGATATATTCTGCAATATCACCACGCAGGTAGCCGAGGCGTAGGCCCGCAACTGCTCGCATCTCGCTGTGCTCTGACAGTGGCAGTTTGGGCTGTTCCCTGAAGGTCTGTCTCAGATGGCCTCAAAGTCTTGGCAGGCGACGTCATCGCGAGAATGCGGCCGCTGAAGCATCTGGCGAGGCAAACAAATATGAGCTACGGGCTTTTGTAGGTTTAATACCAGGTCCAGCCATTGGTTACACTACCTGGGGGGAATGCAGATTGACTGAGCGCACGCTGCCTGATGCCTATCTTGGGACGCCATCACGTTGGACTGGTTCCACAGAATGATGTGTGACTGAACAGCCACACGGTGACCATGGAGCGGCCAACTAGTGACTGGACGGACTTGGGGCCGGCGAAGAGGCATGACGGGCGTCGGCAGATGGGTCCCAGAATTTCTGTGGCAACATCTTGGCTGGTGTTGCAAAGTGACTTTGGAGCCGCGCCTCATCCATGCACAAAACGCGGTGGGAGACGGAACTCGGTATGTACAAGTCTAAGCCTTGAAAGTTTGTTAGCTCGGGCGCTCGGACCAGCAACTTTAAACAACCATATCATTTGGCTTATAATAGCTACAACCAAGCGGAAAAATAGATAAAATAGATGAGTAAAGGTTCTCCAGTATGTAAATACCCTTTTTTCTGCGTAAAAATTGGTGCTTGTAGAGGAAAGTTGTGAAGTTTTTGGAAGACGGTGCCACTTTAACGAACTTGGAGTGTATTCTCACAGTCCGGCCACTCGTATCCTGCCACTACTCGTAAAGTGCCAGCTAGGTAGCCAGCTCGGTAGCCAGCTAGTTTTGTGGTAGCCAAGGACCGTGTTCCACAGCGAGGCAGAGTATATGCCCGAGCTGCCCAAGGCTGCTTTTTGCAGAAGCAGAACTTCCCGGTCAACAGGATGGATGCCATTCAGTCCAATCCCACAGCGGGAGCGCTGCCCACTCACATGCAGTCACTGCAGTCTCCCCCACCTGCAGCCCAGGCCCCGCCATTGGTAGGTACCTCTGCCCCCCCAGAACTTATTAGACGCTGGACCCCAGCCTCACTGGCCGTCTTCCGTCGCCCGACTTCTGTCCACGCTCTGGCTTTCTGCCTTTGTTCTTAACCCTCCCCTTTCGACCGCCGCCGTCCTGCAGCAGAGCTGTTGTCGAAATGGAGGCGATCAGGAAGCCCGGGAAGCCCAAGAAATCGGCATCCAAGAGCACCATACTCGGCTGGTTCCAGGGCACCAAGAAGACAGCCAAGGGCAGAGGAAAGTCGAAGAAAGCGCTGTCGCGGGCGGTACCCATCCTGCAGCTCCCCCCAGAActcatcctccttgtcctcgaACTGCTCGATGTTACCGATCAGCTCGCCTTCAACCGCACCAACAAGTGGTTCTACTCGGTCATCAATACAGAAATCTACGCCAGAAATGTCCGCTTCGGCGGCTCAACCTGCATGTTCTGGGGTGCCGAGCATGGCAGGCTGGGCACCTTGAAGCATGCCCTCGCTGCGGGGGGGAATCTTGATGCTTCGGGGCCGCTGGCTCGCAAGGCAAAGGGGTCGGCGGCGAGCGACACGGAGACAGAAGACAGCGACAATGACAACACCGACGGCGATGACACTAACGATGACGATGCCGATGTCGTGCCAGCGACGCGCACGCTGGACTCCAAACTCCAGCCTTATGCCACCCCACTCCACCTCGCCGCCAAGAACGGCCATCGCGATGTCGTTATCTGGCTGCTCGACAACGGCGTTGATATCAATGCTCCCTCGTTCCGGGTCTGCTCCTGCCACGCCATGAAGTTTGACAGGAATCCCCTGCGAAGGGCTGCCGActggccgagatggcggCCTCTGCACACTGCCATGTGTCACAACGAACGACTGGTGGCCGAGCTGTTGATTCACCGCGGTGCGTCTCTCAGCCTGGATGCCACCCCGGAACACAACCACATGGCCTTGCACACGGCTGCCGCCAACGGGTTGGTTCCCGTCATCAAGCTCCTCGCTCTCAACGACCCCGACCTCGATGCCAACCAGCGTGATCGGTGGGACAACACAGCTCTACACTACGTTGCCGAACTCTTCAGCGCCCGCGGCTCTGCCGACATCCGAgacaccatcgccaagcTGCTGGCCCTCGGCGCTGAGCTCGAGGCTCACAATGAGCGTGGTCACACACCGCTGTTGAATGCATGCTTCAGAGGCAATTTTGCCGTGGCACACAGGTTGGCCAGCATCGGGGCCAATCCCGACCCGCATCGATACATCCGTAAGTTCCGAGACATTCGGCCTCTCTACTTTTGCACCCTGCCGCGAGCCgacttcttcaacctcgacgacgcTCCAGTGAAGCACGATGAATTCGAGGGAAATCGGGTCTCGCTCATCCGGGCACTGGTGGAAGGCGGGGCTAGGGTTGACGCACGCTTCGACAAACGTGGCCATCGTGAGGCCACGGCACTAATGTTGGCCTGTGAGCTCGCTGAACCACGAGCTGTTGCTATGCTAGTCAGGTGCGGCGCTTCGGTCAATGCGCAAGATCGCAGTGGCAGGACGCCGCTGTATTATGCGTGCTCGGTCAGGGTCGATCACCGCGGCGAGGTGGCAGAAATAGCTGTGCTCCTGATTCGTCACGGTGCCCGcatggatttggaggaggaaccgATGAGCAGCCCGCTTGACTGGGCTGTGATGCAGCTGCGGTGGACGGAGGACAGGATTTTGCAGGAGATGCTCAAGGAGGCCAACGAAAACAGCGTCACCAGGCCGAAACTGAAGGCTGCTCTGAAAAAGTGCGCCTCCAGCGGGAACTACAAGGCTCTCAAGCTGCTGCTAACGTTTGCCGACGAACACTTTGACGTTACAGATCGGGACGTTAAGTTCTATCTCGACCTCATCATTGAGCAAAGCGACCCGTGGAATCAAGTGGAGACACTGGAAACAACTCTCAATTTCGGGAGGG
The window above is part of the Podospora bellae-mahoneyi strain CBS 112042 chromosome 3, whole genome shotgun sequence genome. Proteins encoded here:
- a CDS encoding hypothetical protein (EggNog:ENOG503NX5P; COG:I), whose amino-acid sequence is MAHSSATGKVSGEHRHSLGDKIKLPFHDLKAKLSHNHHLHDTKVHMVHTKHKIGKFANLFNPEHRHDEEHEKACDEKRARIAESHRFDSYFPEREGNMIKWYVDGRDYFWAVSVALEKAKETIYIADWWLSPELFLRRPPYFNKEWRLDQVLKRRAEAGVKIYVMVYREVQAALTCNSEHTKHALQALCPEGSPGYGNIKIMRHPDHNVLENAADMTFYWAHHEKLIVIDYEMAFIGGLDLCFGRWDSHNHALSDLHPEGVSNEIWPGQDFNNNRIMDFKNVDDWKQNELSKAESGRMPWHDVAMGVIGPCVYDIAEHFVLRWNFVKRDKYKRDKRFEWIELRGRQGEDEDLVGVQRPKHPVGGYVTHPVSPMETKHLDHRGSVHAQIIRSSADWSSGILTDHSIQNAYSDIIRNAKHYVYIENQFFITATGDQQNPIHNTIGRAIVDAVVSAAKEGRKFRVMILIPAVPGFAGDLREDGAIGTRAIMDYQYKSICRGEHSIFEQIKKEGVDPTKHIFFFNLRSYDRLNRTSAIKKQEEESGIKYQELQRAEAEEVMGEGIHGTIDTDGGRDSHMGHRSEQHGGQARTVHGEMPVNLEQARENSVGERDTDIKRRFEAAKNGDMGVDSPVSVAHYAMANQGKLSEVPWDGDKEDEVNHWVQEELYIHAKLLIVDDRIVVCGSSNLNDRSQLGYHDSELSIVMEDTRTFQSTMDGKPYEAGWHAATLRRYLWREHLGLLPPQDLDGSDDSNAQPPGDDSPNDVGDQDDSWKFVEDPLNDELWEMWTSRASKNTEVFRQLFHADPDDHVKTFDDYNGYMPPKGVKAGHIFDRMIPGHEVRQKLDQIKGHLVWMPLEFLRDAPMAEKGLQVNSWTESVYT
- the HET-C gene encoding Glycolipid transfer protein HET-C (EggNog:ENOG503NWPX; COG:G), which gives rise to MFQLPSKAQLTASCSMFLHRIPSLSRVESNLQPTFTIQNTTMAAAAVVQIPAGATFLETFKKSFVDVPIDAEKGNAISTAEFLEAAESLTTMFDVLGSVAFSPVKKDMLGNVEKIRQRMLAAPLESQNIQDLVRNELKTKSHTATEGLLWLVRGLEFTCIALSDNIGSTKELDASFRKSYSVTLKPHHSFLVKPIFSAAMSACPYRKDFYAKLGDDEQKVQEELREYLAALDKIVNILKRFLESKEAKW
- a CDS encoding hypothetical protein (EggNog:ENOG503PH4J; COG:M), whose translation is MEAIRKPGKPKKSASKSTILGWFQGTKKTAKGRGKSKKALSRAVPILQLPPELILLVLELLDVTDQLAFNRTNKWFYSVINTEIYARNVRFGGSTCMFWGAEHGRLGTLKHALAAGGNLDASGPLARKAKGSAASDTETEDSDNDNTDGDDTNDDDADVVPATRTLDSKLQPYATPLHLAAKNGHRDVVIWLLDNGVDINAPSFRVCSCHAMKFDRNPLRRAADWPRWRPLHTAMCHNERLVAELLIHRGASLSLDATPEHNHMALHTAAANGLVPVIKLLALNDPDLDANQRDRWDNTALHYVAELFSARGSADIRDTIAKLLALGAELEAHNERGHTPLLNACFRGNFAVAHRLASIGANPDPHRYIRKFRDIRPLYFCTLPRADFFNLDDAPVKHDEFEGNRVSLIRALVEGGARVDARFDKRGHREATALMLACELAEPRAVAMLVRCGASVNAQDRSGRTPLYYACSVRVDHRGEVAEIAVLLIRHGARMDLEEEPMSSPLDWAVMQLRWTEDRILQEMLKEANENSVTRPKLKAALKKCASSGNYKALKLLLTFADEHFDVTDRDVKFYLDLIIEQSDPWNQVETLETTLNFGRAVYSNEMLLLKTIMQKNKALSIAVLNRFVSVSEPTFLGGQTYLHLACQWGEVEVVKQLLERGADVDVFDDELRTPLSIAVTEDHPNVAACLMNEVADPYLVPSDDVLQKIYEDDPGEWRYMKKRFLTAFDLAVRESRISIIKEILMRYNLPPIPPRQWKGSYLYRACQNPNLTPLKLILERLEDSEAAEMCSMSILKDVWSEKIRMDVAVSALQAAKLLTDVAVVRHSPQFWELVQEIAMWEGADLHKLTIWDMIMKEMRLKITSCHEKVEGDLADAEFPKGTGKKPMVSITPDMTDEELLECGIPIPKD